The Callithrix jacchus isolate 240 chromosome 20, calJac240_pri, whole genome shotgun sequence genome has a window encoding:
- the GAN gene encoding gigaxonin isoform X2, producing the protein MKDVMSALWVSGLDSSYLREQMLNEPLVREIVKECSNIPLSQPQQGEAMLANFKPRGYSECIVTVGGEERVSRKPTAAMRCMCPLYDPNRQLWIELAPLSMPRINHGVLSAEGFLFVFGGQDENKQTLSSGEKYDPDANTWTALPPMNEARHNFGIVEIDGMLYILGGEDGERELISMERYDIYSKTWTKQPDLTMVRKIGCYAAMKKKIYAMGGGSYGKLFESVECYDPRTQQWTAICPLKERRFGAVACGVAMELYVFGGVRSREDIQGGEMVTCKSEFYHDEFKRWIYLNDQNLCIPASSSFVYGAVPIGASIYVIGDLDTGTNYDYVREFKRSTGTWHHTKPLLPSDLRRTACAALRIANCKLFRLQLQQGLFRIRVHSP; encoded by the exons ATGAAGGATGTTATGTCAGCTCTGTGGGTTTCAGGGTTGGACTCCAGTTACTTGCGGGAACAGATGCTAAATGAACCATTAGTACGAGAAATTGTCAAAGAGTGTAGCAATATACCGCTCAGCCAGCCGCAGCAAGGAGAGGCGATGCTGGCCAACTTCAAACCCCGGGGCTACTCCGAGTGCATCGTGACTGTTGGTGGGGAAGAGAGGGT ATCACGGAAACCCACAGCAGCCATGCGGTGCATGTGCCCTCTCTATGACCCCAATAGGCAGCTTTGGATCGAACTGGCCCCTTTAAGCATGCCGAGAATTAACCATGGAGTTCTCTCAGCAG AAGGATTTCTGTTTGTATTCGGAGGCCAAGATGAAAATAAGCAGaccttgagctcaggagaaaAATACGATCCAGATGCAAATACATGGACAGCACTGCCGCCCATGAACGAG GCAAGACATAACTTTGGAATTGTGGAGATAGATGGGATGCTGTACATTTTGGGAGGAGAGGATGGTGAAAGGGAGCTGATTTCCATGGAGCGATATGATATTTATTCTAAAACCTGGACAAAGCAACCTGATTTGACCATGGTCAGAAAG ATTGGCTGCTATGcagctatgaaaaagaaaatctacgCCATGGGTGGAGGCTCCTATGGAAAGCTTTTCGAGTCCGTGGAATGCTACGACCCCAGGACCCAGCAGTGGACTGCCATATGTCCCCTGAAAGAGAGGAG GTTTGGAGCCGTGGCCTGTGGAGTTGCCATGGAGCTGTATGTGTTTGGGGGAGTCAGAAGTCGTGAGGACATCCAGGGTGGCGAGATGGTCACTTGCAAGTCTGAGTTCTACCATGACGAGTTTAAACG GTGGATCTATCTTAACGACCAGAATTTATGCATCCCCGCCAGTTCATCGTTTGTTTATGGAGCTGTACCTATAGGAGCCAGTATTTATGTTATTGGAGATCTTGATACAG GTACCAATTATGACTACGTGCGTGAGTTTAAAAGAAGCACCGGAACCTGGCACCACACTAAACCACTCCTTCCATCCGACCTTCGCCGCACCGCGTGTGCGGCCTTACGCATTGCAAATTGCAAGCTTTTCCGCCTGCAACTTCAGCAAGGCTTATTCCGTATTCGTGTTCATTCCCCTTGA